One stretch of Microbacterium terrae DNA includes these proteins:
- a CDS encoding ATP-dependent helicase: MSALDGLDEHQLEAARVLRGPVAVLAGAGTGKTRVITHRIAHGIDTGAYSPGRVMAVTFTAKAAGEMRGRLRAMGVGGVAARTFHAAALAQLNFFWPTVAGDSAPTVIDNKVRLLAHAADGIGLDPDVATLRDIASGIEWRKVTMRSVDEYAAARPDGVGRFGVSRVADLHRAYERLKDERRQLDFEDVLLACAGMLEAEPRVMKAVHEQYRHFTVDEFQDVSPLQHRLLELWLGDRRDLCVVGDASQTIYSWAGADARYLLEFPVRHDDATVVRLETNYRSAAPILDVANELMRGRPGALRLQAAQSDAQSPAPTVADFDDDRDEARAVAARIVAQISSGIDPREIAVLYRAHAQSAEIVAALADAGIAATVLGGRRFFDLPEVRQAVMSLRGASVAPLQGGFLDTVRDVLRSLGLTEEPPQAGGALRDAWEARRAILRLAEESPEHTSLRAFTDELAARAQAHDEPALRTVTLATLHAAKGLEWHHVHLIGMAEGLLPIGYATTFEAVDEERRLAYVGITRAGRTLSVTWARGHRGRQPSRFLQEIGTRTLGAARPTPRSARLNAPAASASGGARTQSAPPRR, encoded by the coding sequence GTGAGCGCGCTCGACGGTCTCGACGAGCACCAGCTCGAGGCTGCGCGGGTGCTGCGTGGTCCGGTCGCCGTGCTCGCAGGCGCGGGGACCGGCAAGACCCGCGTGATCACGCACCGCATCGCGCACGGCATCGACACCGGCGCGTACTCTCCCGGGCGTGTGATGGCGGTGACCTTCACCGCGAAGGCCGCCGGGGAGATGCGCGGACGACTGCGGGCCATGGGTGTCGGAGGCGTGGCGGCGCGCACGTTCCACGCAGCGGCCCTCGCCCAGCTGAACTTCTTCTGGCCCACCGTCGCGGGGGACTCGGCTCCCACGGTGATCGACAACAAGGTGCGCCTCCTGGCCCACGCCGCCGACGGCATCGGCCTCGACCCCGATGTGGCGACGCTCCGCGACATCGCGTCGGGCATCGAGTGGCGGAAGGTCACTATGCGCAGCGTCGACGAGTACGCCGCCGCGCGCCCCGACGGGGTGGGGCGATTCGGCGTCAGCCGCGTCGCCGACCTCCACCGCGCCTACGAGCGGCTGAAGGACGAGCGGAGGCAGCTCGACTTCGAAGACGTGCTCCTCGCCTGCGCCGGGATGCTCGAGGCGGAGCCGCGGGTCATGAAGGCCGTGCACGAGCAGTACCGGCACTTCACCGTCGACGAGTTCCAGGACGTGTCCCCCCTCCAGCATCGGCTCCTCGAACTCTGGCTCGGCGACCGCCGCGACCTGTGCGTCGTCGGCGACGCGAGCCAGACGATCTATTCGTGGGCCGGCGCCGACGCCCGGTACCTGCTGGAGTTCCCAGTGCGCCACGACGACGCCACCGTGGTGCGACTCGAGACGAACTACCGGTCGGCGGCCCCGATCCTCGACGTCGCGAACGAGCTCATGCGCGGACGCCCGGGCGCCCTGCGCCTGCAGGCCGCGCAGTCCGACGCCCAGTCGCCCGCGCCCACCGTCGCGGACTTCGACGACGACCGTGACGAGGCGCGGGCTGTCGCCGCGCGCATCGTCGCGCAGATCTCGTCGGGCATCGATCCGCGCGAGATCGCGGTGCTCTACCGCGCTCACGCGCAGTCGGCCGAGATCGTCGCGGCACTCGCCGACGCGGGGATCGCCGCGACCGTGCTCGGCGGGCGCCGCTTCTTCGATCTTCCCGAGGTGCGGCAGGCGGTGATGTCGCTGCGCGGGGCATCGGTCGCGCCGCTGCAGGGCGGCTTCCTCGACACTGTGCGCGACGTGCTGCGCTCGCTGGGGCTGACCGAGGAGCCGCCGCAGGCGGGCGGAGCCCTCCGCGACGCCTGGGAGGCGCGGCGCGCGATCCTGCGCCTCGCCGAGGAGTCGCCCGAGCACACGTCGCTGCGCGCCTTCACCGACGAGCTCGCCGCCCGCGCGCAGGCGCACGACGAGCCGGCCCTGCGCACAGTGACGCTCGCGACGCTCCATGCGGCGAAGGGTCTGGAGTGGCATCACGTCCACCTGATCGGCATGGCCGAGGGCCTGCTCCCGATCGGCTACGCGACCACGTTCGAGGCGGTCGACGAGGAGCGGCGTCTGGCGTACGTCGGCATCACGCGGGCCGGGCGCACGCTCTCGGTGACGTGGGCTCGCGGGCATCGCGGACGTCAGCCGTCGCGGTTCCTTCAGGAGATCGGCACCCGCACGCTGGGTGCTGCTCGACCGACACCGAGATCCGCTCGGCTGAATGCGCCCGCAGCGTCAGCATCCGGTGGTGCGCGGACGCAGAGCGCACCCCCTCGCCGATGA